The Oreochromis niloticus isolate F11D_XX linkage group LG15, O_niloticus_UMD_NMBU, whole genome shotgun sequence genome includes a region encoding these proteins:
- the srek1ip1 gene encoding protein SREK1IP1, translated as MAVPGPNKDNIRAGCKKCGYPGHLTFECRNFVKVDPHKDIVLDVSSTSSEESEDDESQVQRSEKRSGQHQKGSHDSDDDRKRRRKRKKSKERKSRKRSDSSSSDEEEVSKKKKKRSRSRSSSDEERRKKKKKLKSQKKKSKKNKKEHGKHHKKRQKKRKHESSSSSSSSDSSESD; from the exons ATGGCTGTACCAG GACCTAATAAGGACAACATCAGAGCTGGGTGCAAGAAATGTGGCTATC CGGGCCATTTAACATTTGAGTGCCGAAATTTTGTTAAAGTGGACCCTCATAAGGACATTGTTCTGGATGTGAGCAGCACCAGCAGCGAGGAGAGCGAAGATGACGAATCTCAGGTTCAACGCAGCGAGAAGCGAAGCGGGCAGCATCAAAAAG GTTCCCATGACAGCGATGATGATAGAAAAAGAAGACGAAAACGGAAGAAGAGCAAAGAGAGAAAGTCAAGAAAGAG ATCTGATTCATCATCGAGCGACGAAGAGGAggtttcaaaaaagaaaaagaagcgcAGCAGGTCGCGCTCTTCCTCTGATGAAGAGCgtaggaagaagaaaaagaaactaaaaagccaaaagaagaaaagcaaaaagaacaaaaaagagcaTGGGAAGCATCACaagaaaagacagaagaaaaggaaacacgagtcttcttcctcttccagCTCAAGTGACTCCTCAGAAAGTGACTGA